One Triticum dicoccoides isolate Atlit2015 ecotype Zavitan chromosome 5B, WEW_v2.0, whole genome shotgun sequence genomic window carries:
- the LOC119306915 gene encoding uncharacterized protein LOC119306915, translating to MVWLLDDVYVVQHRSYMMREKDKKLEPLKIRYHGVSGPAMPYDERYTPYIKQAGLLPWILLAEADVEEGEEKKKRERKAAGAAFTWIQNNFATCPPDATDDVIQTHARVYMWYVVSRTLFPDSTGKNAPWMWLKALTVFDSKWSWGSATLAYLYRQLDDACCRITDSAGIGGNLLLLSVWSWERLPVGRPKSVKFDPWYADEHDELRRPTWAYKWDIVSEMTNDVNLMYQKYIAELDTITPEQPHPPDWVDTDKELHSQQAFDNYVRWFIGTTRVEICPPTYNEDILEEPVNFEDLAKGKYNRDVKKGHGVPAVPVINYVLDDDMTLADAQARSAYVFKPRQPRRRYTPNDYDNRGNPKVVVGTSRMASLDDEAE from the exons atggtttggcttctggacgatgtCTACGTCGTGCAACACCGGtcctacatgatgcgcgagaaggataaG aagcttgaacctctgaagattcggtatcacggggtctctggtcctgccatgccttacgacgagcggtacacaccgtacatcaagcaggcaggactactcccgtggattctattg gctgaggctgatgtagaggagggagaagagaagaagaagagggaaaggaaagcagccggagctgctttcacgtggattcaaaataactttgcgacgtgccctccggatgccactgatgatgtgatccagacacatgctcgtgtgtatatgtggtacgttgtgtctaggactttgtttcctgactccactggcaagaacgctccatggatgtggctgaaggcgttgaccgtcttcgatagcaaatggagctggggttcagcgactcttgcctacttgtaccggcag ctggacgatgcgtgttgcaggatcacagatagtgcaggcattggtggtaatctgcttctactttctgtatggagctgggagcgtctgcctgttggacgcccgaagagcgtcaagtttgatccttggtatgcagatgaacatgacgaattacggcgccccacgtgggcttacaagtgggatatcgtttccgagatgacgaatgatgtcaatctcatgtaccaaaagtacattgccgagttggacacgattacgcctgagcag CCTCACCCGCCGGACTGGGTGGACACGGACAAAGAacttcatag CCAACAAGCTTTTGATAACTACGTACGATGGTTTATTGGAActactcgagttgagatatgcccgccgacatataatgaggatattcttgaagaacccgtaaactttgaggatctagcaaaggggaagtacaacagagatgtcaAGAAAGGACACGGAGTCCCTGCtgttccggtgattaactatgtg cttgatgatgacatgactttggcggacgctcaagctcggtccgcatatgtgttcaagcctaggcagcccagacgccggtacacgcccaacgactatgacaacagaggcaacccaaaggtggtcgtagggacctcgcggatggctagcttggatgatgaggcagag